Proteins from one Candidatus Methylomirabilota bacterium genomic window:
- a CDS encoding DNA-binding protein, translated as MKTVILDVRAPAEAMADFVRVGKTGKPEQAARISFATPELLWEVLSAKRWELLKALCGAGPVSIREAARRVGRDVKAVHRDVTALLNAGLIERAEGGGIVFPFEMVKVEFMLQAA; from the coding sequence GTGAAAACCGTGATTCTTGATGTGCGTGCGCCTGCCGAGGCGATGGCCGACTTCGTGCGGGTCGGAAAGACGGGAAAACCCGAGCAAGCGGCACGTATCAGCTTCGCTACCCCTGAACTGTTGTGGGAGGTCTTATCTGCGAAGCGATGGGAACTACTGAAGGCATTGTGCGGCGCGGGCCCAGTGTCGATCCGAGAGGCTGCGCGTCGCGTCGGCCGTGATGTAAAGGCAGTGCATCGCGACGTCACCGCACTACTGAATGCCGGGCTCATTGAGCGAGCCGAGGGGGGCGGTATTGTGTTTCCGTTTGAGATGGTGAAAGTGGAGTTCATGTTGCAGGCTGCCTGA